A section of the Sphingomonas sp. LT1P40 genome encodes:
- the purH gene encoding bifunctional phosphoribosylaminoimidazolecarboxamide formyltransferase/IMP cyclohydrolase, whose translation MTSIPIRRALISVSDKTGIVELAKSLAAKGVELVSTGGTAKALRDAGLEVRDISDLTGFPEMMDGRVKTLHPNVHGGLLAVRDDAGHMASASDHAIGMIDLVVVNLYPFAQTVAKGASRDEIIENIDIGGPSMVRSAAKNHAFVAIVTDPADYAIVATAETTLDDRRRFAAKAYALTAQYDAAIANWFAFADQGQRFPDTLPLVFRRGEELRYGENPHQSAALYLPTGPAARGIAQAQQLQGKALSYNNYNDADAALELVSEFRDGPPTVVIVKHANPCGVATADTLVDAYKAALVCDSVSAFGGIIALNRPLDADTARAISDIFTEVVVAPDASDDARAIFAAKKNLRLLISGDLPDPARPGLMLKTIAGGALIQSRDNGQLGELKVVTKRQPTDAELADCRFAWTVAKHVKSNAIVYAKDGSTAGIGAGQMNRLESARIAAWKAKDAAEKAGWSEPRTIGSAVASDAFFPFADGLLAAIEAGATAVIQPGGSIRDADVIAAADKAGLAMVFTGMRHFRH comes from the coding sequence ATGACCAGCATCCCGATCCGCCGCGCCCTGATCTCGGTTTCCGACAAGACCGGCATCGTCGAACTCGCAAAGTCGCTCGCCGCCAAGGGCGTCGAACTGGTCTCGACCGGCGGTACGGCCAAGGCTTTGCGCGACGCTGGCCTTGAAGTCCGCGACATTTCCGATCTCACCGGTTTCCCGGAAATGATGGACGGCCGCGTCAAGACGCTGCACCCGAACGTTCACGGCGGCCTCCTCGCGGTGCGCGACGATGCCGGACACATGGCATCGGCCAGCGACCACGCCATCGGCATGATCGACCTAGTCGTGGTCAACCTCTATCCCTTCGCCCAGACCGTGGCCAAGGGTGCAAGCCGCGACGAAATCATCGAGAATATCGACATCGGCGGCCCTTCGATGGTTCGCTCGGCGGCCAAGAACCACGCGTTTGTCGCCATCGTTACCGACCCGGCCGACTATGCCATCGTCGCAACCGCCGAAACCACGCTGGACGATCGCCGCCGCTTCGCTGCCAAGGCCTACGCCCTGACCGCGCAGTACGACGCCGCCATCGCCAACTGGTTCGCCTTTGCCGATCAGGGTCAGCGTTTCCCCGACACGCTGCCGCTGGTGTTCCGGCGCGGGGAGGAACTGCGTTACGGCGAAAACCCGCATCAGTCCGCCGCGCTCTATCTGCCTACCGGCCCCGCTGCACGCGGCATCGCGCAGGCGCAACAGCTGCAGGGCAAGGCACTCAGCTATAATAATTACAATGATGCCGACGCCGCGCTGGAGCTGGTCAGCGAATTCCGCGACGGCCCGCCGACCGTCGTCATCGTCAAGCACGCCAACCCGTGTGGCGTCGCCACCGCCGACACGCTGGTCGATGCGTACAAGGCGGCACTCGTCTGCGACAGCGTCTCCGCATTCGGCGGCATCATCGCGCTCAACCGCCCACTCGACGCCGACACCGCGCGCGCGATCAGCGACATCTTCACCGAAGTCGTCGTCGCCCCGGATGCCAGCGACGACGCGCGAGCGATTTTCGCGGCCAAGAAGAATTTGCGTCTGCTCATCAGCGGCGATCTGCCCGATCCGGCACGCCCCGGCCTGATGCTCAAGACGATCGCTGGCGGCGCGTTGATCCAGTCGCGCGACAATGGCCAGCTAGGTGAATTGAAGGTGGTGACGAAACGCCAGCCGACCGACGCCGAACTCGCCGACTGCCGCTTCGCCTGGACCGTCGCCAAGCACGTCAAGTCCAACGCCATCGTCTATGCGAAGGACGGCAGCACTGCCGGGATTGGCGCGGGCCAGATGAACCGTCTCGAATCCGCGCGTATCGCGGCGTGGAAAGCCAAGGACGCGGCGGAGAAGGCCGGCTGGTCCGAACCCCGCACGATCGGCAGCGCCGTCGCCTCCGACGCCTTCTTCCCTTTCGCCGACGGTCTGCTCGCGGCGATCGAGGCTGGCGCGACGGCTGTGATTCAGCCCGGCGGCTCGATCCGCGACGCCGACGTCATCGCCGCCGCCGACAAGGCCGGGCTGGCGATGGTGTTCACCGGCATGCGGCACTTCCGGCACTAG
- the polA gene encoding DNA polymerase I yields the protein MPHLYLVDGSGYIFRAYHRLPPLTNKHGEPVGAVYGYITMMWKLVDALNTADGPTHMAVILDKSEHTFRNDLYDQYKAHRPPAPEDLVPQFPMIRDATRAFSLPCIEELGWEADDLIASYTKAALAQGWQVTIVSSDKDLMQLMTDPSVDMLDTMNNRRLGPDDTREKFGVGPEKLGEVLALMGDSVDNVPGVKGIGPKTAAKLIDEYGDVEAVLAAAPSMKPSKMRDNLIEHADMARLSRKLVELACDVPLPDPLEDLELKGIPEAPLRAFLEHHGFKTLLNRLGSTGTSVADAPVDSPEPVPLPEDPPCNHDGYETVVDEAALDRWITVAKHQGWVAIDTETTGVDATRAELVGVSMALHPNLACYIPVAHGGTDMFAEKPVQLDRDTVMAKLKPLFEDPAVLKIGHNLKYDMIVLGRLGVEIAPYDDTIVMSFDLDAGLHGHGMDELAATHLSHSCIAYKDVVGTGKKQLGFAEIDLKAATRYAAEDADVTLRLWRRLKSRLPFEGATRVYEMVDRPLVSVIAGMEMAGVKVDAGVLSRLSTEFSHQIAAREEEIHGIAGFKFTIGSPKQLGDVLFDKMGIKGGRKGKSGVYSTDVNELERIAADKDSPGREMVVKVLDWRQLSKLKSTYTDALQAQINPMTGRVHTSYSLTGAQTGRLSSTDPNLQNIPIRTEVGRQIRDAFVAEPGNVILAADYSQIELRLAAHIADVPALRTAFENGDDIHSMTAMELFGEVNRDTRGRAKTINFAILYGISRWGLAGRLDVTADEAQDMINRYFERFPGINNYIVSTIEEVRAKGYTKTLFGRKTHFSRIKSSVQHERQGAERAAINAPIQGTSADIIKRAMMRMGPALLDAGLSDVRMLMQVHDELVFELPEGDVEAATAVIRRVMETAAEPAVKLTVPLGVEIGTGPSWGAAH from the coding sequence ATGCCCCATCTCTATCTGGTCGACGGCTCCGGCTATATCTTTCGCGCCTATCACCGGCTGCCGCCGCTCACCAACAAGCATGGCGAGCCGGTCGGGGCGGTCTATGGCTATATCACGATGATGTGGAAGCTGGTGGATGCGCTGAATACGGCGGACGGGCCGACGCACATGGCGGTGATCCTCGACAAGAGCGAACACACGTTCCGCAACGATCTGTACGACCAGTATAAGGCGCACCGCCCGCCCGCACCCGAGGATTTGGTCCCGCAATTTCCAATGATCCGCGACGCGACCCGCGCCTTTTCGCTGCCGTGCATCGAGGAACTGGGCTGGGAGGCCGACGACCTGATCGCCAGCTATACCAAGGCGGCGCTGGCACAGGGGTGGCAGGTAACGATCGTCAGTTCCGACAAGGATCTGATGCAGCTGATGACCGATCCGTCGGTCGACATGCTCGACACGATGAACAACCGGCGGCTGGGGCCGGACGATACGCGTGAGAAATTCGGTGTGGGGCCGGAGAAGCTGGGCGAGGTGCTGGCGCTGATGGGCGACAGCGTCGACAATGTGCCGGGGGTGAAGGGCATCGGCCCCAAGACCGCCGCCAAGCTGATCGACGAATATGGCGATGTCGAGGCCGTGCTGGCCGCCGCGCCGTCGATGAAGCCGTCCAAGATGCGCGACAATTTGATCGAGCATGCCGATATGGCGCGGCTGTCGCGCAAGCTGGTCGAGCTGGCCTGCGACGTACCGTTGCCCGATCCGCTGGAGGATCTGGAGCTGAAGGGCATTCCCGAAGCGCCGCTCCGCGCCTTCCTTGAGCATCACGGGTTCAAGACCCTGCTCAACCGGCTGGGCAGCACCGGTACCAGTGTGGCCGACGCGCCGGTGGACAGCCCCGAGCCGGTGCCGCTGCCCGAAGACCCACCCTGCAATCATGACGGCTATGAGACGGTAGTCGATGAGGCTGCGCTCGACCGCTGGATTACCGTGGCGAAGCATCAGGGTTGGGTGGCGATCGATACCGAGACCACCGGGGTCGATGCGACGCGCGCGGAACTGGTCGGCGTCAGCATGGCGCTGCATCCTAACCTCGCCTGCTATATTCCCGTCGCGCATGGCGGGACCGACATGTTCGCCGAGAAGCCGGTCCAGCTGGACCGCGATACCGTGATGGCAAAGCTGAAACCGCTGTTCGAGGACCCGGCGGTTCTCAAGATCGGGCATAATCTGAAATACGACATGATCGTGCTGGGGCGGCTCGGGGTCGAGATTGCGCCCTATGACGACACGATCGTGATGAGCTTCGACCTCGATGCCGGGCTGCACGGGCATGGTATGGACGAGCTGGCGGCGACGCATCTGTCGCACAGCTGCATCGCGTACAAGGACGTGGTCGGGACGGGCAAGAAGCAGCTGGGCTTTGCCGAAATCGATCTGAAGGCGGCGACGCGCTATGCTGCCGAGGATGCCGATGTGACGCTGCGGCTGTGGCGGCGCTTGAAATCGCGCCTGCCGTTCGAGGGGGCGACGCGCGTCTATGAGATGGTCGACCGGCCGCTGGTCAGTGTGATCGCTGGCATGGAAATGGCCGGGGTGAAAGTCGATGCGGGCGTGCTGTCGCGGCTTTCGACCGAATTCTCGCACCAGATCGCGGCGCGGGAGGAAGAAATCCACGGCATCGCCGGGTTCAAATTCACCATCGGCAGCCCCAAACAGCTGGGCGACGTGCTGTTCGACAAGATGGGCATCAAAGGGGGCCGCAAGGGCAAGTCGGGCGTCTATTCGACCGACGTGAACGAGCTGGAGCGGATCGCGGCGGACAAGGATTCCCCCGGTCGCGAGATGGTAGTCAAGGTGCTCGACTGGCGGCAGCTGTCGAAGCTGAAGTCCACCTATACCGACGCGTTGCAGGCGCAGATCAATCCGATGACCGGTCGCGTCCACACCAGCTATTCGCTGACCGGCGCACAGACCGGACGGCTGTCATCGACCGATCCGAACCTCCAGAACATCCCGATCCGCACCGAAGTCGGGCGGCAGATCCGCGACGCGTTCGTGGCCGAGCCGGGCAATGTCATCCTCGCCGCCGATTACTCGCAGATCGAGTTGCGGCTGGCGGCGCATATCGCAGACGTCCCCGCGCTGCGCACCGCGTTCGAGAATGGCGACGACATTCACAGCATGACCGCGATGGAGCTGTTCGGCGAGGTCAACCGCGACACGCGCGGGCGGGCCAAGACCATCAACTTCGCCATCCTCTATGGCATTTCGCGCTGGGGGCTGGCGGGTCGGCTCGACGTGACGGCGGACGAGGCACAGGACATGATAAACCGCTACTTCGAGCGGTTTCCGGGCATCAACAACTACATCGTCTCGACGATCGAGGAAGTCCGGGCGAAGGGCTACACCAAGACCTTGTTCGGCCGGAAAACGCACTTCTCGCGCATCAAGTCCAGCGTCCAGCATGAGCGGCAGGGGGCCGAACGCGCCGCGATCAATGCGCCGATTCAGGGGACCAGCGCCGATATTATCAAGCGCGCGATGATGCGGATGGGGCCGGCACTGCTCGACGCGGGGCTATCCGACGTTCGCATGCTGATGCAGGTGCATGACGAACTGGTGTTCGAGCTGCCCGAGGGGGATGTCGAGGCGGCGACTGCGGTGATCCGGCGGGTGATGGAGACGGCGGCGGAACCGGCGGTCAAGCTTACTGTACCGCTGGGGGTCGAGATCGGCACCGGCCCAAGCTGGGGCGCGGCGCATTGA
- a CDS encoding heparinase II/III family protein, which yields MTWRTPIHSFRLKGRHPLKLIAVIDDPFMGDPARGNALLDGRMLFRGESHDLETLDPARPVWSKPFGDYFHSFAWLRDLSTVCTRAQAAPIAEALMRKWLGAHAEKVADPAWRADLWGRRIQFWTAHAPLLLSSTDLVYRSKVLHALARGARHLDRAADRVPSGVQRIAAWCGVLTAGLMIPGGDPRRNFGEAGLARALTATISEDGGIAGRSPMALLDAIMLLTLLREAYASRRLDAPESVTGALTRMVTALLGISHGDRGLASWQGGVPVDGDTIDAIVAATGARVRPLRQAREWGYQRVAQQRTVLIMDAAPPPIARVMEGGCASTLAFEFSDGPDRIVVSCGGARGADLRLPPALTEGLRTSAAHSTLIVGDSNSTAIHPDGTLGRGVVEMELSRQETDTASRIEASHDGYVRRHGLIHRRQIALGADGRDVRGEDMLLPAGRKGKRDSTPFAIRFHLHPTVDVSPTADGAGALLRTPSGSAWQFRARGGALAIEESVWIDGKGIPRESQQLVLTGESPAGGTSISWLFHRAR from the coding sequence ATGACCTGGCGCACCCCCATTCACAGCTTTCGTCTAAAGGGGCGGCATCCGCTCAAGCTCATCGCCGTCATCGATGATCCGTTCATGGGCGATCCGGCACGCGGCAATGCCTTGCTGGACGGCCGCATGCTCTTTCGCGGCGAAAGTCACGATCTCGAAACACTCGATCCGGCACGGCCAGTTTGGTCAAAGCCGTTCGGCGATTATTTCCACAGCTTCGCGTGGCTGCGCGACCTCTCCACCGTCTGCACCCGCGCTCAGGCCGCGCCGATTGCCGAGGCGCTGATGCGCAAATGGCTGGGCGCGCATGCCGAAAAGGTTGCCGACCCGGCATGGCGCGCGGACTTGTGGGGCCGCCGCATCCAGTTCTGGACCGCACATGCCCCGCTGCTGCTGTCGAGCACCGACCTCGTTTACCGGTCAAAGGTGCTCCACGCCCTCGCGCGCGGCGCCCGCCATCTTGATCGCGCGGCGGATCGCGTGCCATCGGGCGTACAGCGCATCGCCGCATGGTGCGGTGTCCTCACCGCAGGCCTGATGATCCCCGGCGGCGATCCGCGCCGTAATTTCGGCGAGGCCGGGCTCGCCCGCGCGCTGACCGCCACGATCAGTGAGGATGGTGGCATCGCCGGACGTTCCCCGATGGCGCTGCTCGACGCGATTATGCTACTGACGCTGTTGCGCGAAGCCTATGCCTCGCGCCGCCTCGACGCGCCGGAGAGCGTGACCGGCGCGCTGACCCGTATGGTCACCGCCTTGCTCGGTATTTCCCATGGCGACCGGGGCCTCGCCAGCTGGCAGGGCGGGGTGCCGGTCGATGGCGACACGATCGACGCCATCGTCGCCGCCACCGGCGCGCGCGTCCGTCCGCTGCGGCAGGCACGCGAATGGGGCTATCAGCGCGTCGCCCAGCAACGCACCGTCCTCATCATGGACGCCGCGCCCCCGCCGATCGCGCGCGTGATGGAGGGCGGCTGTGCCTCCACGCTCGCGTTCGAGTTCTCGGACGGCCCCGACCGCATCGTCGTCAGCTGCGGCGGTGCGCGCGGTGCCGATCTGCGCCTGCCGCCCGCGCTGACCGAGGGGCTGCGCACCAGTGCGGCGCATTCGACGCTGATCGTCGGCGACAGCAATTCCACCGCGATCCACCCGGACGGTACGCTGGGACGCGGCGTGGTCGAAATGGAGCTGAGCCGTCAGGAAACCGACACCGCCAGCCGGATCGAAGCGAGCCATGACGGCTATGTCCGCCGTCACGGCCTCATCCACCGCCGCCAGATCGCGCTGGGTGCCGATGGCCGTGATGTGCGGGGCGAGGACATGCTGTTACCGGCCGGGCGCAAGGGCAAGCGCGACTCGACCCCCTTTGCGATCCGCTTCCACCTCCATCCCACGGTCGACGTTTCCCCCACCGCCGATGGCGCCGGCGCATTGCTTCGCACGCCATCGGGCAGCGCGTGGCAGTTCCGCGCACGCGGCGGCGCACTGGCGATCGAGGAAAGCGTATGGATCGACGGCAAGGGGATTCCGCGCGAATCGCAACAGCTTGTCCTGACCGGTGAATCCCCCGCCGGCGGCACCAGCATCTCCTGGCTGTTCCACCGCGCGCGTTAG
- a CDS encoding serine hydrolase, translating to MTGFAMIEFTILQRALTLGGLAPALLIGAGVHGQDLPANLPAPSYRMAIPPAPQPLPVFPAPASLSATVNSLARNFGGVVGISVRSLEWGWQVDANGARRMPQQSVSKLWVAMTVLDARDRGRLTLDDPVSVTRDNLTVFHQPIASLVVKNGVYQTTVRELLLRAMQSSDNTANDRLMNLVGGPQAVRAFIREKQLGEIRFGPGEKLLQAGTAGLTWQPRYSMAGEFQRARAALPPTVRRAAFDAYVADPVDGAAPSAIALALARLKAGELLSPSSGRWLMTVMEASRTGKMRLRGAVPVGWTFGHKTGTGQDLGGRTAGYNDVGILTAPDGKSYSVAVMIGDTPRPIRERQELMQAVVASVVANHR from the coding sequence ATGACTGGTTTCGCAATGATCGAGTTCACGATTTTACAACGGGCGCTCACTTTGGGTGGCCTTGCCCCCGCGCTGTTGATCGGGGCCGGCGTGCATGGCCAGGACCTGCCCGCGAATTTGCCCGCACCGAGCTATCGGATGGCAATTCCACCTGCGCCGCAACCGCTGCCCGTCTTTCCTGCCCCGGCATCGCTGAGCGCGACGGTGAATTCGCTGGCGCGCAATTTCGGCGGCGTGGTGGGGATTTCGGTGCGCAGCCTTGAATGGGGCTGGCAGGTCGATGCCAATGGCGCCCGCCGCATGCCGCAGCAAAGCGTGAGCAAATTATGGGTTGCGATGACCGTGCTCGACGCACGCGACCGCGGCCGCCTGACGCTCGACGATCCGGTATCGGTGACGCGCGACAATCTGACCGTGTTCCATCAGCCGATCGCATCTTTGGTGGTCAAGAACGGCGTTTATCAGACGACGGTGCGCGAATTGCTGCTGCGCGCGATGCAGTCGAGTGACAATACCGCCAACGATCGCCTGATGAACCTGGTCGGCGGGCCACAGGCGGTGCGCGCCTTTATCCGCGAAAAGCAGCTCGGCGAAATCCGCTTCGGCCCCGGCGAGAAATTGTTACAGGCGGGAACCGCCGGCCTGACGTGGCAGCCCCGCTATTCGATGGCAGGCGAGTTTCAGCGCGCGCGGGCCGCACTGCCGCCGACCGTGCGGCGTGCGGCGTTCGACGCGTATGTCGCCGATCCGGTCGATGGCGCGGCACCGTCGGCGATCGCACTTGCACTAGCGCGGCTGAAGGCGGGCGAGCTGCTGTCGCCATCGTCCGGCCGCTGGCTGATGACGGTGATGGAGGCATCGCGCACCGGCAAGATGCGACTGCGCGGCGCAGTCCCCGTCGGCTGGACGTTCGGGCACAAGACCGGGACGGGCCAGGATCTGGGCGGGCGAACGGCCGGCTATAACGATGTCGGCATTCTGACGGCACCCGACGGCAAATCCTATTCGGTCGCGGTGATGATCGGCGATACGCCGCGCCCGATCCGCGAGCGGCAGGAACTGATGCAGGCCGTAGTCGCCTCCGTGGTCGCCAACCACCGCTAG
- the rpe gene encoding ribulose-phosphate 3-epimerase codes for MTSVRIAPSILSADFAKLGDEVRAIDVAGADWIHIDVMDGHFVPNITIGPAVIKALRPHTAKPFDVHLMIAPADPMLQAFADAGADCISVHPESGPHLHRTLQTIKALGKRAGVVLNPATPIDVVDHVMDMVDLILVMSVNPGFGGQKFIESQLPKISALRARIDASGRQIDLEVDGGVDQGNAARVIAAGADALVAGTAAFKGGPGHYASNITALRAG; via the coding sequence ATGACTTCCGTCCGTATCGCCCCCTCGATCCTCTCCGCCGACTTCGCCAAATTGGGGGATGAAGTGCGCGCGATCGACGTGGCCGGGGCTGACTGGATCCATATTGACGTGATGGACGGCCATTTCGTCCCCAACATCACGATCGGCCCAGCGGTCATCAAGGCGCTGCGCCCGCACACCGCCAAACCGTTCGACGTCCATCTGATGATCGCGCCAGCCGATCCAATGTTGCAGGCGTTCGCCGATGCCGGTGCTGACTGCATCTCGGTCCACCCCGAATCCGGCCCGCACCTCCACCGCACGCTTCAGACGATCAAGGCGCTGGGCAAGCGTGCGGGCGTGGTGCTCAATCCTGCCACGCCCATCGATGTCGTCGATCACGTCATGGACATGGTCGACCTGATCCTGGTGATGAGCGTCAACCCGGGCTTTGGCGGCCAGAAATTCATCGAAAGCCAGTTGCCCAAGATTTCGGCCCTGCGCGCCCGCATCGACGCCAGCGGTCGCCAGATCGACCTTGAGGTCGATGGCGGCGTCGATCAGGGCAATGCCGCGCGCGTCATCGCCGCCGGTGCCGATGCGCTGGTAGCCGGAACCGCCGCCTTCAAGGGTGGGCCGGGCCATTACGCCTCCAATATCACCGCGTTACGGGCGGGGTGA
- a CDS encoding 2OG-Fe(II) oxygenase, producing MTPARYHWPAAEAALDREGWAVLPELLSPSECAGLTALYDTPEPFRSTVTMARHGFGRGEYRYFSYPLPPLVSALRTALYPRLAEIANRWHERMGIARRFPSNHAGFLTECHVGGQNRPTPLLLRYGPGDYNCLHQDLYGDHVFPLQVAILLSAPEGFEGGELVLTEQRPRMQSRAAVVPLVQGDAVVFAVNQRPVRGGRGDYRVTMRHGVSAIRRGQRHTLGIIFHDAL from the coding sequence ATGACGCCCGCCCGCTATCACTGGCCCGCCGCCGAAGCCGCGCTCGACCGCGAGGGCTGGGCGGTGCTGCCCGAACTTCTGTCACCATCCGAATGTGCGGGACTGACCGCGCTTTACGATACGCCCGAGCCGTTTCGCAGCACGGTGACGATGGCGCGGCACGGGTTCGGGCGCGGCGAGTATCGCTATTTCAGCTATCCCTTGCCGCCATTGGTTTCGGCGTTGCGGACGGCGCTCTATCCCCGGCTCGCGGAAATAGCGAACCGCTGGCATGAACGCATGGGGATTGCACGGCGCTTTCCGAGCAACCACGCCGGCTTCCTCACCGAATGCCATGTCGGCGGACAGAATCGACCGACGCCATTGCTGCTTCGCTATGGTCCCGGGGACTATAATTGCCTGCATCAGGACCTGTATGGCGATCACGTTTTTCCGCTCCAGGTGGCAATCCTTTTATCCGCACCCGAGGGGTTCGAGGGCGGCGAGCTGGTGCTGACCGAACAGCGCCCGCGAATGCAGTCGCGCGCGGCGGTGGTGCCGCTCGTGCAGGGTGACGCGGTCGTGTTTGCGGTGAACCAGCGGCCGGTTCGCGGCGGCCGGGGTGATTATCGGGTGACGATGCGGCATGGCGTGAGCGCGATCCGGCGCGGGCAGCGGCACACATTGGGAATCATTTTCCACGACGCGCTTTAG
- a CDS encoding lipopolysaccharide biosynthesis protein has product MTDARPAPSAAAPEDIAALAKGGRTNIFGFFLRLLARLPFLFIAGRLYGPEIVGRFALAVVVVELAALLATLGLKRGLAQALANTDRPHAHVVWDGMVVAFVVSMIASAVLFAFPQIMYANSAVTGLSGLLPVIVFAIAWSDVSLAALAYRGNVKATVTARAIVEPWTISIAAWALYYVVPRDGLIIAYVLSMAAALIASLIPFIRSYGLPHGWSPRVRPLLQLARRNMPLAGADAIEWGTRNIDRFILGLLFPPAIVGIYYMAQQVASIPQKLKTSFDPILGPVIARNLAAGNHAAIAHQVKQVAFWIITAQAALLLMGGIPAEGVMGVVGPQFVAGAGALCFLLAAEVLASPGAVAEAGLVYMARHRNLMVSLLLLGFQAALSFALVFAMRNLGWSTNWQAAGPAVALAVTLAIGSTIKCWLLARLTKASVFSLRPGFVAALAVGGAVGGAFTLLPHRLEWLELSVGVPAIAIAYLAVIGKFAFGPDDKALFKKLPKQGDLNA; this is encoded by the coding sequence TTGACCGACGCGCGGCCCGCGCCTTCGGCGGCGGCTCCCGAGGATATTGCCGCGCTGGCCAAGGGCGGACGGACGAACATTTTCGGGTTCTTCCTGCGATTGCTCGCGCGGCTGCCATTCTTGTTCATTGCCGGACGGCTGTACGGCCCGGAGATTGTCGGGCGGTTTGCGCTGGCGGTGGTGGTGGTCGAGCTGGCTGCGTTGCTGGCGACGCTTGGCCTGAAACGCGGGCTGGCACAGGCGCTGGCCAATACCGATCGGCCGCATGCCCATGTCGTATGGGACGGGATGGTCGTCGCGTTCGTGGTGTCGATGATCGCCAGCGCGGTGCTCTTCGCCTTCCCGCAGATCATGTACGCCAACAGCGCAGTGACAGGCTTGAGCGGGCTGCTGCCGGTGATCGTTTTTGCCATCGCCTGGTCGGACGTCAGCCTCGCGGCGCTTGCCTATCGCGGCAATGTGAAAGCGACAGTGACGGCGCGTGCGATCGTCGAGCCGTGGACGATTAGCATCGCGGCGTGGGCGCTCTATTATGTCGTGCCGCGCGACGGGCTGATTATCGCCTATGTCCTGTCGATGGCAGCGGCGCTGATCGCCAGCCTGATCCCGTTCATCCGCAGCTATGGCCTGCCGCATGGCTGGTCGCCGCGTGTGCGGCCCTTGCTTCAGCTGGCACGGCGCAACATGCCGCTGGCCGGGGCGGACGCGATCGAATGGGGCACGCGCAATATCGACCGTTTCATCCTCGGACTGCTCTTCCCGCCTGCCATCGTCGGCATCTATTACATGGCGCAGCAGGTCGCATCGATTCCGCAAAAGCTGAAAACGAGCTTCGACCCCATTTTGGGTCCGGTGATCGCGCGCAATCTGGCAGCGGGCAACCATGCCGCCATCGCGCATCAGGTGAAGCAGGTGGCGTTCTGGATCATCACCGCACAGGCGGCGCTGCTGCTGATGGGCGGCATCCCGGCGGAGGGCGTGATGGGCGTGGTCGGGCCACAATTCGTGGCGGGAGCGGGGGCGCTGTGCTTCCTGCTCGCCGCCGAAGTGCTGGCATCGCCCGGCGCGGTGGCGGAGGCGGGGCTGGTCTATATGGCGCGGCACCGCAATCTGATGGTGTCGCTGCTGTTGCTGGGATTTCAGGCGGCGCTGTCGTTCGCGCTGGTGTTCGCAATGCGAAACCTGGGCTGGAGCACCAACTGGCAGGCGGCGGGACCGGCGGTAGCGTTGGCCGTAACGTTAGCAATCGGATCGACAATCAAATGCTGGCTGCTCGCGCGACTGACCAAGGCATCGGTATTCAGTCTGCGGCCCGGATTCGTCGCCGCACTCGCGGTAGGCGGCGCGGTCGGCGGCGCGTTCACGCTGCTACCACACCGGCTGGAATGGCTGGAACTGTCGGTCGGCGTCCCGGCGATTGCGATCGCCTATCTCGCCGTCATCGGGAAATTCGCATTCGGCCCGGATGACAAGGCACTGTTCAAGAAGCTGCCAAAACAGGGTGACTTAAACGCCTAG